In Vagococcus luciliae, one genomic interval encodes:
- the cbpA gene encoding cyclic di-AMP binding protein CbpA, translated as MLIESVCIPKRLLTTVSETCTLEDALNILEESGFRCVPVLDETGKFFRGNIYKMHIYRHKSNGGDMSLPVTHLIKNATKFIHLNSSFFKIFFTIKELPYIAVLDANNQFYGILTHSSLLGILSQSWNVKEGRFALTIASTGRKGDLANMTKIISKYSDIASCITLDVGRDEYIRRTIITLPADTDKETCDLIIKALNKKDFFVAQVEDLQQPLN; from the coding sequence ATGTTAATTGAATCAGTCTGTATTCCAAAAAGATTACTAACAACAGTTAGTGAAACTTGTACGCTAGAAGATGCTTTGAATATCTTAGAAGAGTCTGGTTTCCGTTGCGTCCCTGTACTTGACGAAACAGGAAAATTCTTTAGAGGAAATATCTATAAAATGCATATATATCGTCACAAATCAAATGGTGGAGATATGAGTTTACCTGTCACACATTTGATTAAAAATGCGACAAAATTTATTCATTTGAATTCATCTTTCTTCAAAATCTTTTTCACTATTAAAGAGTTACCATACATCGCTGTTTTAGATGCCAACAATCAATTTTATGGCATTTTAACACATAGTAGTTTATTAGGTATTTTATCTCAATCATGGAATGTTAAAGAAGGACGCTTCGCATTAACAATTGCTTCAACTGGCCGTAAAGGTGACTTAGCAAACATGACAAAAATTATTTCTAAATACTCTGATATTGCAAGTTGTATTACACTTGATGTTGGTCGCGATGAATACATTCGTCGAACTATTATCACACTACCAGCGGATACTGATAAAGAAACATGTGATTTAATCATCAAAGCATTAAATAAAAAAGATTTCTTTGTCGCTCAGGTCGAAGATTTACAACAACCTTTAAATTAA
- the nusG gene encoding transcription termination/antitermination protein NusG, translated as MESFERQWYVLHTYSGYENKVKTNIESRAQSMGMEDFIFRVVVPEEEEREIKNGQEKVTARKTFPGYVLVEMIMTDESWYIVRNTPGVTGFVGSHGAGSKPAPLLPEEVTHILGKIGMSKRVTDLDVELGETVTITEGAFSGLTGEITEIDLEKQKLKVNIDMFGRETSTELDFDQVDKL; from the coding sequence GTGGAATCGTTTGAAAGACAGTGGTACGTATTACATACATATTCAGGTTATGAAAACAAAGTAAAAACAAATATTGAATCTCGTGCGCAAAGCATGGGGATGGAAGATTTTATTTTCCGTGTAGTTGTTCCTGAAGAAGAAGAAAGAGAAATCAAAAATGGTCAAGAGAAAGTAACAGCTAGAAAGACTTTCCCAGGCTATGTGTTAGTTGAAATGATTATGACTGATGAATCATGGTATATTGTACGTAATACACCAGGTGTAACAGGCTTTGTGGGGTCACATGGCGCTGGTAGTAAGCCTGCTCCATTATTACCAGAAGAAGTGACTCATATTTTAGGTAAAATAGGAATGAGCAAACGTGTCACAGATTTAGATGTTGAGCTAGGTGAAACCGTGACAATTACAGAAGGAGCATTTTCTGGTTTAACTGGAGAGATTACTGAAATCGATTTAGAAAAACAAAAATTAAAAGTAAATATTGATATGTTTGGTCGCGAAACAAGTACAGAATTAGACTTTGATCAAGTAGATAAATTGTAA
- a CDS encoding alpha/beta fold hydrolase: protein MRLKKCIVPMLCFLILILSACQETKQEKTATTTKTDEKVENSINYTTTPTLFIHGAGGGRSSLGYMIKRFNNQKVASKSLVVIVSSDGSISTENKLNSEQFSNDNPMIQVLFKDNRNNEWEQARWIKLVLEFLQREYNVKEVNIVGHSMGGISGLRYLLQDSQTTDLPKVNKLVAIGSPFNEFIDTLANQTLDELLTEGPSEKSDRYILYENELNGLATDVNMLLIAGKISDEELSDSVVPLSSAFSVNKMLLDHGNQVEYVLVEGHGANHSDLHENQIVDEVVSQFLWDKK, encoded by the coding sequence ATGCGATTGAAAAAATGTATTGTTCCTATGTTATGTTTTTTGATACTGATTTTATCAGCATGTCAAGAAACAAAACAAGAAAAAACAGCAACAACAACAAAGACTGACGAAAAAGTAGAAAATAGCATAAATTATACAACAACGCCTACTCTTTTTATTCATGGTGCTGGTGGTGGAAGAAGTTCTTTAGGTTATATGATTAAACGATTTAACAATCAAAAAGTAGCCAGTAAATCTCTTGTTGTTATTGTGTCAAGTGATGGAAGCATTTCGACAGAAAATAAACTGAACTCTGAGCAGTTTTCTAATGATAATCCGATGATTCAAGTGTTGTTTAAAGACAATCGAAACAATGAATGGGAACAAGCTAGATGGATAAAATTAGTGTTAGAATTTTTACAACGAGAATACAATGTTAAAGAGGTGAATATCGTTGGTCATTCGATGGGGGGCATTAGTGGATTAAGGTATCTGTTGCAAGATAGCCAAACGACTGATTTACCTAAAGTTAATAAGTTAGTGGCAATCGGTTCACCATTTAATGAGTTTATTGATACGTTGGCAAATCAAACTTTAGATGAGTTGTTAACTGAAGGACCAAGTGAAAAAAGTGATAGGTATATTCTTTATGAGAATGAATTAAATGGCTTAGCTACAGATGTGAATATGTTATTAATAGCAGGGAAAATATCTGATGAAGAATTGAGTGACAGCGTTGTTCCGCTAAGTAGTGCTTTTTCTGTCAATAAAATGTTATTGGATCATGGCAATCAGGTAGAATATGTGTTGGTAGAAGGACATGGTGCTAACCATAGTGATCTTCATGAAAATCAAATAGTTGATGAAGTGGTAAGCCAATTTTTATGGGATAAAAAATAA
- a CDS encoding SF1B family DNA helicase RecD2: MEEMPKTPFLKGVVEAIFFENATNFYKVMLVKVKETNTTYDGDEIVVTGTFGQIQEGEPYCFYGEIVNHPRYGEQLKVERYEQDKPTSTEGLINYLSSSKFPGIGKKTAQTIVELLGETAIDDILDNPDLLDQVAGLNQKKKETLVSSLRENYGMEQIVVGLNRYGFGNQLAFTIYQYYKGDTLKIIEENPYQLVEDIEGVGFKKADMLAERIGISATSSERIRAALVHELYQGCLNAGDTYMEAKQLLSASIQVLENSRPVEIDPQLVADEVIRLAEEGVIIQEGTRLFEKSLYFSEVGTAASIKRLLEKKKKLPYKEKEIDATIKMIEKQSEIIYGNSQKEALKEAIMSHFFILTGGPGTGKTTVINGLVSLYAELNGLSLNLEDYTQKVFPILLAAPTGRAAKRMNDMTGLPASTIHRLLGLTGREKEGVEEARELEGGLLIVDELSMVDTWLVNTLLKSVPNNMQVIFVGDKDQLPSVGPGQVLTDLLRVEEIPKKELVDIYRQDDGSSIISLAHHIKNGKVPNDLTENKKDRSFIQCQVSQIESVVEQVVSRAKDKGFSNQEVQVLAPMYRGKAGIDQLNIMMQQILNSNETGERKEVKWLDKLYRIGDKVLHLVNSPEVNVFNGDMGEIVGITYGKDTDDKVDEMTILFDETEVVYKRNEWQKITLAYACSIHKSQGSEFQMVILPLVNQYGRMLQRKLLYTAVTRSRDFLILLGEPDAFVRAIESQTLERQTTLAERLVESDELLVKRAKEEEDYLDEKEQEVKETLHHKVEEKLEQLPEKSNVKEVSLFEKVDEEIPKTYVLTLDNYLTIDPMIGMSDQTPHDFEIKK, from the coding sequence ATGGAAGAGATGCCAAAGACGCCTTTTCTAAAGGGAGTGGTTGAAGCAATTTTTTTTGAAAATGCCACAAATTTTTATAAGGTCATGTTGGTAAAAGTAAAAGAGACTAACACAACTTATGATGGTGATGAGATTGTTGTCACTGGAACATTTGGTCAGATTCAAGAGGGAGAACCGTATTGTTTTTATGGAGAAATCGTTAATCATCCAAGATATGGAGAGCAATTAAAGGTAGAGCGTTACGAGCAGGATAAACCAACTTCAACAGAAGGATTGATAAACTATTTATCAAGTAGTAAGTTTCCTGGGATAGGGAAAAAAACGGCTCAGACAATTGTTGAGTTGCTTGGTGAAACGGCTATAGATGACATCTTAGATAATCCAGATTTACTTGATCAAGTTGCAGGACTTAATCAAAAGAAAAAAGAAACACTTGTGTCTTCTTTGAGAGAAAATTACGGAATGGAACAAATTGTTGTTGGCTTAAATCGTTATGGTTTTGGAAATCAGCTAGCTTTTACTATTTACCAGTATTATAAGGGCGATACATTAAAAATCATTGAAGAAAATCCTTATCAGTTGGTAGAAGATATTGAAGGAGTGGGATTTAAAAAAGCGGATATGTTAGCAGAACGAATTGGAATTTCTGCTACCTCTTCAGAGCGTATTCGAGCAGCATTGGTTCATGAGTTATATCAAGGCTGTTTAAATGCTGGTGATACTTACATGGAAGCAAAGCAATTATTATCAGCTTCGATTCAGGTGTTAGAAAATAGTCGTCCTGTTGAAATTGATCCACAATTAGTAGCAGATGAAGTAATTCGTCTAGCTGAAGAGGGTGTGATTATTCAAGAGGGAACTCGTTTGTTTGAAAAATCGTTGTATTTTTCTGAGGTTGGTACGGCGGCGTCTATCAAACGATTACTTGAAAAAAAGAAAAAGTTACCTTATAAAGAAAAAGAAATTGATGCCACGATTAAAATGATTGAAAAACAAAGTGAGATAATATATGGCAACAGTCAAAAAGAAGCGTTGAAAGAAGCCATCATGTCCCATTTCTTTATTTTAACAGGAGGACCTGGTACAGGTAAAACAACCGTAATTAATGGTTTGGTGTCTTTATATGCAGAATTAAATGGCCTTTCTCTAAATTTGGAGGATTACACGCAAAAGGTATTTCCAATTCTTTTGGCCGCACCAACTGGTCGAGCAGCTAAACGGATGAATGATATGACTGGCTTACCAGCAAGCACCATTCATCGCCTGTTAGGCTTAACAGGGCGAGAAAAAGAAGGAGTAGAAGAGGCTAGAGAGCTTGAAGGTGGACTGTTGATAGTTGATGAGTTGTCAATGGTTGATACATGGTTAGTTAATACATTATTAAAATCTGTGCCAAATAATATGCAAGTTATTTTTGTAGGGGATAAGGATCAGTTGCCTTCAGTTGGACCAGGTCAAGTATTAACCGATTTATTAAGAGTAGAAGAAATACCCAAAAAAGAATTAGTGGATATTTATCGACAAGATGATGGCTCTTCTATCATTTCATTAGCACATCATATCAAAAATGGTAAGGTACCAAATGATTTAACAGAAAATAAAAAAGACCGGTCGTTTATTCAATGCCAGGTTAGTCAAATCGAATCAGTTGTTGAGCAAGTGGTCTCACGAGCAAAAGATAAAGGCTTTTCTAATCAAGAAGTGCAAGTATTAGCACCAATGTATCGTGGAAAAGCAGGCATTGATCAATTGAATATCATGATGCAGCAGATTTTAAATAGTAATGAGACTGGTGAAAGAAAAGAAGTAAAATGGTTGGACAAGTTATATCGTATTGGTGATAAGGTACTACATCTTGTGAATAGTCCAGAGGTGAATGTTTTTAATGGTGACATGGGAGAAATTGTTGGGATTACTTATGGAAAAGATACAGATGATAAGGTCGATGAGATGACGATTTTATTTGATGAAACAGAAGTGGTTTATAAACGGAATGAATGGCAAAAAATTACATTAGCTTATGCGTGTTCAATTCATAAATCACAAGGTAGCGAGTTTCAAATGGTTATCCTACCATTAGTAAATCAATACGGGCGTATGTTACAAAGAAAATTGCTTTATACAGCAGTAACACGAAGCCGAGACTTTTTAATTTTACTTGGTGAACCTGATGCATTTGTTCGAGCAATTGAAAGTCAGACATTAGAGCGACAAACAACTTTAGCGGAACGACTTGTTGAAAGCGATGAGTTATTAGTTAAACGAGCTAAAGAGGAAGAAGATTATTTAGATGAAAAAGAGCAAGAAGTTAAAGAAACTCTACACCATAAAGTAGAAGAAAAACTTGAACAGTTACCAGAAAAATCAAACGTTAAAGAAGTGTCTTTATTTGAAAAAGTAGATGAAGAGATTCCTAAAACATATGTTTTAACATTAGATAATTATCTTACCATTGATCCAATGATTGGAATGAGTGACCAAACTCCTCACGATTTTGAAATAAAAAAATAA
- the rpmG gene encoding 50S ribosomal protein L33, whose protein sequence is MAQKKSALACTVCGSRNYSKAVSDSQRTERLEVKKFCKYCKKHTLHKETK, encoded by the coding sequence TTGGCTCAAAAAAAATCAGCACTTGCTTGTACTGTATGTGGTTCTCGTAACTATTCAAAAGCAGTTAGTGATTCACAACGTACTGAGCGTTTAGAAGTAAAAAAATTCTGTAAGTATTGTAAAAAGCACACACTTCATAAAGAGACAAAATAG
- a CDS encoding ECF transporter S component — protein sequence MMTSTKWSIKETTLMGLFAALTVVGTSIRVPLPALVGNPFFHFGLPILSLAVLTLGFFKGSLAGGIGFAIFDILNGFAAEAPYFILESFVVGAALTFAYHHFEKYENKAWFIPVIMVIAAIAKITMTFLKNLVVQLLMGNAFGVSAFASFSTLYITVINAIAAIIIVSLLYKPVKALTNKMLY from the coding sequence ATGATGACAAGTACTAAATGGAGTATAAAAGAAACAACTTTAATGGGATTATTTGCAGCATTGACAGTAGTAGGAACAAGCATACGTGTTCCTTTACCTGCTCTTGTTGGGAATCCTTTCTTTCACTTTGGCTTACCAATTCTTTCATTAGCCGTTTTAACACTCGGGTTTTTCAAAGGTTCATTAGCCGGTGGTATCGGGTTTGCCATTTTTGATATTTTAAATGGATTTGCCGCTGAAGCACCTTATTTTATTTTAGAAAGTTTTGTTGTAGGAGCTGCTTTAACATTTGCTTATCACCATTTTGAAAAATATGAAAATAAAGCATGGTTTATCCCTGTTATTATGGTAATTGCAGCAATTGCAAAGATTACTATGACATTTCTTAAAAATTTAGTGGTTCAACTATTGATGGGAAATGCATTTGGTGTTTCTGCATTTGCTAGTTTTTCAACTTTATATATTACAGTGATTAATGCTATTGCCGCTATTATCATTGTGTCGCTGCTATATAAACCCGTTAAAGCTTTAACTAATAAGATGCTTTACTAA
- a CDS encoding GNAT family N-acetyltransferase → MSLIIQKIKTITTQHFALLKQADPDEDMINSYIYRAFLFECLYNNKIVGVLALNQNKENALEILNISVLEEYQHQGIGSSLLVFTENFAKENHYSTLEVCTGSTSIWQLYFYQKHGFRITDIQIDYFLKNYSEPIFEHGIQLKDQLRLKKVV, encoded by the coding sequence ATGTCACTTATTATTCAAAAAATCAAAACGATTACAACACAACATTTCGCTTTATTAAAACAAGCAGATCCAGATGAGGATATGATTAATTCATATATTTATCGTGCTTTTTTGTTCGAATGCCTTTATAATAATAAAATTGTAGGTGTTCTAGCATTAAATCAGAATAAAGAGAACGCATTAGAAATTTTAAATATTTCTGTCCTTGAAGAATATCAACATCAAGGCATCGGGTCTTCTCTCTTAGTTTTTACTGAAAATTTTGCAAAAGAAAACCATTACTCTACACTTGAAGTTTGTACAGGTTCTACAAGTATCTGGCAACTTTATTTTTATCAAAAACACGGCTTTCGCATAACAGACATCCAGATTGACTACTTTCTCAAAAACTATTCTGAACCTATTTTTGAGCATGGTATTCAATTAAAAGACCAACTACGTCTTAAGAAAGTGGTTTAA
- the secE gene encoding preprotein translocase subunit SecE, with translation MKFFKSVIEEMKLVTWPSRKKLVKDVITVIQSTILFALFFAAVDFLLAKLSYLGLKGL, from the coding sequence ATGAAATTTTTCAAAAGCGTTATTGAAGAAATGAAACTTGTTACTTGGCCTAGTCGTAAAAAATTAGTTAAAGATGTGATTACAGTGATTCAGTCAACTATCTTATTTGCTCTATTTTTCGCAGCAGTTGACTTTTTATTAGCAAAACTTTCATATCTTGGGCTAAAAGGTCTGTAG
- the thiD gene encoding bifunctional hydroxymethylpyrimidine kinase/phosphomethylpyrimidine kinase, producing the protein MVKKILTVAGSDAGGGAGIQADLKTFEEYGTFGLSTITSILTVSPKTKTPSIYPIPIEIVEKQLETAFSGGPLDALKIGLLGSLPVIDLLEASIKKVNQSHVVLDPVMAVKTNKEVLQPELVKAMISKLIPLADIITPNLVETSILADMPIIETEEDMTLAAKKIFNLGAKSVIIKGGDRFKGNSATDLFYDGKQFLFIHEDKLETNTNHGAGCSFAAAITAGIAKGLDMETSVKLAKKYVTSAIKYGVYLNDFTGYVWHGAFQEATNRMIIGDDFK; encoded by the coding sequence ATGGTAAAAAAAATATTAACAGTCGCAGGATCTGATGCTGGAGGTGGAGCAGGAATCCAAGCTGACTTAAAAACGTTTGAAGAGTATGGCACATTTGGTTTAAGTACCATTACTAGCATTTTAACTGTTAGTCCTAAAACAAAAACACCTTCTATTTATCCTATCCCGATTGAGATTGTAGAAAAACAATTGGAGACAGCTTTTTCTGGTGGTCCACTGGACGCTTTAAAGATTGGATTACTTGGAAGCTTACCAGTGATTGATTTACTAGAAGCCTCTATCAAAAAAGTTAATCAATCTCACGTTGTCCTAGATCCTGTCATGGCTGTCAAAACTAACAAAGAAGTCCTACAACCTGAATTAGTAAAAGCGATGATATCAAAACTCATTCCCTTAGCTGATATCATCACACCAAATTTGGTTGAAACAAGTATTTTAGCAGATATGCCAATAATTGAGACAGAAGAAGACATGACTCTTGCAGCCAAAAAAATATTTAATCTTGGAGCAAAATCAGTCATCATCAAGGGTGGCGATCGTTTTAAAGGAAATAGTGCAACTGATTTATTTTATGATGGAAAACAATTTTTATTTATTCATGAAGATAAATTAGAGACCAATACTAATCATGGTGCAGGCTGCTCATTTGCAGCAGCAATCACAGCAGGTATAGCCAAAGGATTAGATATGGAAACAAGCGTTAAACTTGCCAAAAAATATGTGACAAGTGCCATCAAATATGGCGTTTATTTAAATGATTTCACAGGTTATGTGTGGCATGGTGCGTTTCAAGAAGCAACAAATCGAATGATTATAGGAGATGATTTTAAATGA
- the nhaC gene encoding Na+/H+ antiporter NhaC — protein MQKKISLLEASIVLLIILCCISMGVIVFKLSPNVVILFAIALTIGYMVIRKMPLEWVNEGIVSGLRPGIIPIFIFLLVGALIAVWIQAGIIPTIMVIGFKLLSVKWFIPSIFLVCAIVGSAVGSAFTVMSTIGIAFFGIGVTLGLNPPLIVGAIASGAIFGDKMSPLSESTNLASAVVEADLFDHIKNMMWSTIPAFLVSLVLFTVIGKSDATAELTNVKEVTQVLEKNFHISMWSLIPILLMLICAWKKLPAIITILLNIIVAVMMIVIQQGNIDLANLASVVENGFVSKTGNEQVDMLLTRGGINSMTFTVLLIILTLSLGGILMKIGLVTTVIDSLAKRLTSPSQLIIVSLLSSIGVNIFIGEQLLSVILPGNAFKEVYKKMNLNPVVLSRTLEDGGTVINYLIPWGIAGSFVANTFGVSTMSYLPFVFFSLLSPVFSVLSALTGIGVKHTKKVAN, from the coding sequence ATGCAAAAGAAGATTAGTTTATTAGAAGCAAGTATTGTATTATTAATTATTTTATGTTGTATTTCAATGGGAGTTATTGTATTTAAACTCTCACCAAATGTTGTGATTTTATTCGCGATAGCGTTGACTATTGGATATATGGTTATTAGGAAAATGCCATTAGAGTGGGTAAATGAAGGGATTGTCAGTGGTTTAAGACCAGGTATTATTCCAATTTTTATTTTTTTATTAGTTGGAGCATTAATTGCTGTTTGGATACAGGCAGGGATTATTCCTACAATTATGGTGATAGGGTTTAAGTTACTTAGTGTCAAGTGGTTTATCCCGTCTATTTTTCTTGTATGTGCGATAGTAGGTAGTGCAGTAGGTAGTGCCTTTACTGTCATGTCAACAATTGGTATTGCTTTTTTTGGTATAGGAGTTACATTAGGATTGAATCCTCCTTTAATCGTTGGAGCAATTGCGTCAGGAGCGATTTTTGGCGATAAGATGTCTCCCTTATCAGAGTCAACTAATTTGGCATCAGCAGTTGTAGAGGCAGATTTATTTGATCACATAAAAAATATGATGTGGTCTACTATTCCAGCTTTTTTAGTTTCGCTAGTCTTATTTACCGTCATTGGAAAATCAGATGCTACTGCAGAATTAACAAATGTTAAAGAAGTGACTCAAGTACTTGAAAAAAATTTCCATATATCTATGTGGTCACTTATTCCTATTTTATTGATGTTAATATGTGCTTGGAAAAAGTTACCAGCGATTATCACTATTTTATTAAATATTATCGTCGCAGTGATGATGATTGTAATCCAACAAGGAAATATTGATTTAGCTAATTTAGCGAGTGTCGTTGAGAACGGATTTGTATCAAAAACGGGTAATGAACAAGTGGATATGCTGTTAACTCGCGGTGGGATAAATAGTATGACGTTTACCGTATTATTAATTATTTTAACGCTATCTCTTGGTGGAATTTTGATGAAAATAGGGTTAGTGACAACAGTCATTGACTCATTAGCTAAACGTCTAACCTCACCAAGTCAATTGATTATTGTGAGTTTACTTTCTAGTATAGGTGTTAATATCTTTATTGGTGAACAGTTATTATCCGTTATTTTACCAGGTAATGCCTTTAAAGAAGTATACAAAAAAATGAATTTAAATCCAGTTGTTTTAAGTAGGACGTTAGAAGACGGTGGAACGGTCATTAATTACTTAATTCCATGGGGGATAGCGGGGAGTTTTGTCGCCAATACATTTGGTGTTTCAACAATGAGTTATTTGCCATTTGTATTTTTTAGTTTGTTATCACCTGTTTTTTCTGTTTTAAGTGCGTTAACTGGAATCGGAGTTAAGCACACAAAAAAAGTTGCCAATTAA
- a CDS encoding QueT transporter family protein has product MEKSVSQSKTTTLVVNGLIAALYVVLTLVVAPIAQGPVQFRVSESLNHLVVFNKKLLWGVLLGVITFNLFFSEGGMMDVLFGGGQTLLALSITAISARWIKSEKKRMVINIIAFSVSMVLIAIMICILSKQSIGSPFFWGTYGSLFLSELIIMSISAPIMFGINRMIHFEKF; this is encoded by the coding sequence ATGGAAAAATCAGTATCACAATCAAAGACAACTACATTAGTTGTTAATGGGTTAATAGCCGCATTGTACGTTGTGCTGACACTTGTCGTAGCACCTATTGCCCAAGGCCCGGTTCAATTTCGGGTATCCGAGAGTCTGAATCACTTGGTAGTTTTTAATAAAAAGCTATTATGGGGAGTCCTTCTAGGAGTTATTACGTTTAATTTGTTTTTTTCTGAAGGAGGCATGATGGACGTCTTATTCGGTGGAGGGCAGACACTTTTAGCACTGAGTATCACAGCTATATCAGCTAGATGGATTAAGAGTGAAAAAAAACGAATGGTTATTAATATCATCGCATTTTCAGTGAGTATGGTATTAATTGCAATTATGATTTGTATTTTATCAAAACAATCGATTGGATCGCCTTTTTTCTGGGGAACATATGGCTCATTATTCTTAAGTGAATTAATCATTATGAGTATATCAGCACCTATTATGTTTGGTATTAATCGTATGATTCATTTTGAAAAATTTTAA
- a CDS encoding diacylglycerol/lipid kinase family protein yields the protein MKKLILHLLVNQHAGSGKGAKQYKEVQKQLIAKNVPFKTYFTEYAGHEKEIVQELLNGTLTPYKQDEPFENLLVVLGGDGTLHEVVNALKYEPTIPIGYLPSGSGNDFARGVGISRKINAALTHLLDVNEPKPISLMEAMDVDSNDTRLILNNVGVGIDAKIVATANHSKAKSLLNQMKLGSLSYVSAALSSLFKQPSFPLIIETTAEKKEFERAFLCTTTNHPYFGGGVAIDPTASAYTDDVHLIIVEKIFPLSLAWLIIKLFFKQHLTSPHLHRFVDSELTLTCPLAQVGQADGEELGERDFKLRFKTTQHLFWM from the coding sequence ATGAAAAAATTAATCTTACATTTATTAGTTAATCAACATGCTGGTTCTGGAAAAGGAGCTAAACAATATAAAGAAGTTCAAAAACAATTGATAGCCAAAAACGTTCCATTTAAAACCTATTTTACTGAATATGCTGGTCATGAAAAAGAGATTGTCCAAGAATTATTAAACGGTACTCTTACCCCTTATAAACAAGATGAACCATTTGAAAATTTATTAGTCGTATTAGGTGGTGATGGTACTTTACATGAAGTAGTCAATGCTTTAAAATACGAGCCAACTATTCCCATTGGCTACCTCCCAAGTGGTTCTGGAAATGATTTTGCTCGGGGGGTCGGCATTTCAAGAAAAATAAATGCAGCCTTAACACACTTGTTAGATGTAAACGAACCAAAACCAATTAGTTTAATGGAGGCAATGGATGTTGACTCAAATGATACTCGTCTTATTTTAAACAATGTTGGTGTAGGGATTGATGCGAAAATTGTGGCAACCGCCAATCATTCAAAGGCTAAATCATTATTAAATCAGATGAAATTAGGCTCTTTATCGTATGTTAGTGCGGCTCTATCTTCCCTGTTTAAGCAACCTTCTTTTCCCTTAATTATTGAAACAACCGCAGAAAAAAAAGAATTTGAACGTGCCTTTTTATGTACCACTACTAATCATCCTTATTTTGGTGGAGGAGTTGCGATTGATCCGACCGCTTCAGCTTATACAGATGATGTTCACTTAATTATTGTTGAAAAAATTTTCCCTTTATCTTTAGCTTGGTTAATTATAAAATTATTTTTTAAACAACATTTAACCTCCCCACATCTACATCGCTTTGTCGATTCAGAATTGACACTAACCTGTCCTCTTGCACAAGTGGGACAAGCAGATGGTGAAGAACTGGGAGAAAGAGACTTTAAACTACGCTTTAAAACCACTCAACATTTATTTTGGATGTAA